The segment GTCATCGACCCGCCGTCGGCCGATGTCACCGCCCATGTCGTCGAGATGCTCGCCGACGTCGGCCGTACCCACGACCCGCGCACCCGCCGCGCGATCGCCTGGCTGCTGGCCGAACAGGAACCCGACGGCTCGTGGTTCGGCCGCTGGGGCACCAACTACCTCTACGGCACCGGGTCGGTGCTCCCCGCGCTGGCCGCGGCCGGCGTCCCCGGCTCGCACCCCGCGGTCCGCCGGGCCGTGCGCTGGCTGGAGCGGGTGCAGAACGACGACGGCGGCTGGGGCGAGGACCAGCGGTCCTACCAGGACAAGGAGCGGTGGGCGGGGCGCGGTGCCTCGACCGCCTCGCAGACCGCCTGGGCGCTGATGGCGCTGCTCGCGGCCGGGGAGCGGGACAGTGAGCCGGTACGGCGCGGGGTGCGCTGGCTGGCCGCGACCCAGCGCGAGGACGGGTCCTGGGACGAGCCGTATTTCACCGGCACGGGTTTCCCCTGGGACTTCTCCATCAACTATCACCTGTACCGCCAGGTCTTCCCGCTGACGGCCCTGGGCCGCTACCTCGGCGGGGGACCGGACGGCGCACCGGTGGAGTCCTGATGACGGGCCGGCCCCCGACGGACGCGGAACCGCCGCTGCTGATCGCCTGTGCGCTCGGCATCGAGCGGTTCGCGCTGCGCCGCGGGGGCCGCGGGGGCCGCGCGGGAGCGGCGGGGGAAGCCGGCCCGCGTGTGGTCACGCTCCGCACCGGCATGGGCCCCCAGGCGGCCGAACGCGCCCTCGCGGAAGCATTGCGTGCAGGCTCGGTCACCGAACGTTCCCCCGTGATCGCCAGCGGCTTCTGTGCCGGCCTCGCCCCCGGGATGCGCCCCGGGGACGTGGTCGTCGCCGAGGCCACCCGCGGCCATCACGCCGCCGCTCCGGAGACGCCCTGCCGTGACAATGGCCCGCTGCTCCGGGCCCTGCGGGAGCGCGGTCTGACCGTGCACAGCGGGCTGCTGTGCGGCTCCGACCACGTCGTACGGGGTGCCGAGCGGGCCGAGCTGCATGCCGCCGGTGCGGTCGCGGTGGACATGGAGTCCGCCGCGACCCTCGGTGCCGCCCGGGCCGCCGGCCGCCGTCCGGTTGCGGCCGTCCGGGTGGTCGTGGACGCTCCAGAACATGAACTCGTACGAATCGGCACCGTGCGCGGTGGAATATCGGCCTTCCGAGTGCTGCGCTCCGTACTTCCCGTTTTCCACGAATGGCACCGTTCTTTGCTGCTCCCCTGGAGGTGAGCCAGATGGCCATGCCGCTCCGTCAGTCCATCCGGGTCGGTACCTATCTCTTTGAACAGAAGGTGATCCGGCGGCGGGAGAAGTTCCCGCTCATTGTCGAGCTGGAACCGCTCTTCGCCTGCAATCTCAAATGCGAGGGCTGCGGGAAGATCCAGCATCCGGCGGGCGTGCTCAAGCAGCGGATGCCGGTGGCCCAGGCGGTCGGGGCGGTGCTGGAGTCGGGCGCGCCGATGGTCTCCATCGCCGGTGGCGAGCCCTTGATGCACCCGCAG is part of the Streptomyces platensis genome and harbors:
- a CDS encoding 1-hydroxy-2-methyl-2-butenyl 4-diphosphate reductase; the protein is MTGRPPTDAEPPLLIACALGIERFALRRGGRGGRAGAAGEAGPRVVTLRTGMGPQAAERALAEALRAGSVTERSPVIASGFCAGLAPGMRPGDVVVAEATRGHHAAAPETPCRDNGPLLRALRERGLTVHSGLLCGSDHVVRGAERAELHAAGAVAVDMESAATLGAARAAGRRPVAAVRVVVDAPEHELVRIGTVRGGISAFRVLRSVLPVFHEWHRSLLLPWR